In the genome of Variovorax sp. PAMC26660, the window GCCAGCAGCACGGTGGCCCCGTCGGTCGCCTTGGCCACCGCATCGGCGGCCACAATGCCGCCGGCGCCGGCCTTGTTGTCGATGATCACGGGGGCGCCGAGCTTGTCGGTGAGCTTGGCGCCCAGGTAACGGGCGATCACGTCCTGCGCGCCGCCCGAAGCGAAGGGCACGACGATGCGCAGGGGCTTGTCGTTGTGCTGGGCCCACAGGGGCATGGCGGCGAGGCCGGCGGCGGCCGCAAGGCCCAGGGCGAGGTGTTTCAGGCGCAATTTCATGGCATTCCAGGCGGTGCGAAAACATGCCCAAGGGCAAGCAGTTACCCGCGCAACATGCAGGTTACGTGCCCCGAGTCTAGGGTCAGCGGGCCGGGGCTTCGCCCGGGCGCGATAATCCGCCTTCCCCGGCCACCCCGCGCCGGGCTCTTGCCGAGCCGACATGAACCCCAGCTACAAACCCAGCGACGTCGAGTCCGCTGCCCAGGCGCAATGGAGCGCCGCCGATGCCTATCGCGTCACCGAAGACGCGAGCCGCAAGAAGTACTACGCCTGCTCGATGCTGCCGTACCCGAGCGGCAAGCTGCACATGGGCCATGTGCGCAACTACACGATCAACGACATGCTCACGCGCTACCTGCGCATGAGCGGCTACAACGTGCTGATGCCCATGGGCTGGGACGCCTTCGGCCTGCCGGCCGAGAACGCGGCGCTCAAGAACGGCGTGCCTCCCGCCAAGTGGACCTACGAGAACATCGCCTACATGAAGGGCCAGCTCCAGGCCATGGGCCTGGCCATCGACTGGAGCCGCGAGATCGCCACCTGCGATCCGAGCTACTACAAGTGGAACCAGTGGCTGTTCCTGAAGATGCTCGAAAAGGGCATTGCCTACCGCAAGACCCAGGTCGTGAACTGGGACCCGGTCGACCAGACCGTGCTGGCCAACGAGCAGGTGATCGACGGCAAGGGCTGGCGCACCGGCGCCACGGTCGAGCGCCGCGAGATCCCGGGCTACTACCTGAAGATCAGCGACTACGCCGAAGAACTGCTCGAGCACACCCAGCACAAGCTGCCGGGCTGGCCCGAGCGCGTCAAGCTGATGCAGGAAAACTGGATCGGCAAGAGCGAAGGCCTGCGCTTCGCCTTCCCCCATGACATCAAGGGTGCCGACGGCAAGCTGATCCAGGACGGCCGCATGTACGTCTTCACGACGCGTGCCGACACCATCATGGGCGTGACCTTTTGCGCCGTGGCCCCCGAGCACCCGCTGGCCGCGCACGCCGCCACGCGCGACCCCAAGGTCGCGGCCTTCATCGAAGAGTGCAAGAACGGTGGCACCACCGAGGCTGAACTCGCCACGCAAGAGAAAAAGGGCGTGCCTACCGGCCTGACCGTGACGCACCCGATCACCGAGGAGCAGGTGCCCGTGTGGGTCGGCAACTACGTGCTGATCGGCTACGGCGACGGCGCCGTGATGGGCGTGCCCGCGCACGACGAGCGCGACTTCGCCTTCGCCAACAAGTACGGCATCGAGATCATCCAGGTCGTGCTGGTCGACGACGAGCCGCACTTCGACTATCACAAGTGGCAGGACTGGTACGGCGACAAGCAACGCGGCGTGACCATCAATTCCGACAACTTCAGCGGCATGACCTACAAGGAGGCCGTGGCCGCCGTGGCGCATGCGCTGGGCCAGAAGGGCCTGGGCGAGCTGCAGACCACCTGGCGCCTGCGCGACTGGGGCGTGAGCCGCCAGCGCTACTGGGGCACGCCGATCCCGATCATCCATTGCGATGAACACGGCGCGGTGCCGGTGCCCGAGAAAGACCTGCCGGTGGTGCTGCCCACCGACTGCGTGCCCGATGGCTCGGGCAATCCGCTGAACAAGCATGAAGGCTTCCACGCCGGTGTCGTCTGCCCCGTCTGCGGCAAGCCCGCGCGGCGCGAGACCGACACCATGGACACCTTCGTGGATTCGTCGTGGTACTTCATGCGCTATTGCGACCCGAAGAACGACGAAGCCATGGTGGCCGGCGGCGCCGACTACTGGATGCCGATGGACCAGTACATCGGCGGCATCGAGCACGCCATCCTGCATTTGCTGTACGCGCGTTTCTGGACCAAGGTGATGCGCGACTTGGGCCTGGTGAAGGCCGACGAGCCCTTCAGCAAGCTGCTGACGCAGGGCATGGTGCTCAACCACATCTTCTACAAGCGCAACGAAAAGGGCGGCAAGGACTACTTTCCGCCCACCGAAGTCACGACGGTGCTCGACGCGCAGGGCCGCATCACCGGCGGCACCACCGCCGACGGCACGAAGGTCGAGTACGGCGGCGTCGGCAAGATGGGCAAGAGCGAACGCAACGGCGTCGATCCGCAGGACCTGATCGAGAAGTACGGCGCCGACACCGCACGCCTGTACACCATGTTCACCGCGCCGCCGGAAGCCACGCTCGAGTGGAACGACGCGGCCGTGGAAGGCAGCTACCGCTTCCTGCGCCGGGTATGGAATTTCGGCGCGGCACAGGCGGATGTCCAGCCCGTGCCGGCCGGTGGCCAGACCTTCGGCAAGTCCGCCCAGGCGCTGCGCCGCGAGGTGCACACGGTGCTGCGCCAGGTCGACTACGACTACCAGCGCATGCAATACAACACGGTGGTGTCGGGCGCGATGAAGCTGCTCAATGCGCTCGAAGGCTTCAAGCCCGATGGCAGCAGGGGCGATGCGGCCGCGCTGCGCGAGGGCTTCGGCATCCTGCTGCGCTGCCTGTATCCGGCCACGCCGCACATCGCCCAGCAACTCTGGAACGAACTCGGCTACGACAAGACCTTCGGCGGCCTGCTCGATGCGGCCTGGCC includes:
- the leuS gene encoding leucine--tRNA ligase, coding for MNPSYKPSDVESAAQAQWSAADAYRVTEDASRKKYYACSMLPYPSGKLHMGHVRNYTINDMLTRYLRMSGYNVLMPMGWDAFGLPAENAALKNGVPPAKWTYENIAYMKGQLQAMGLAIDWSREIATCDPSYYKWNQWLFLKMLEKGIAYRKTQVVNWDPVDQTVLANEQVIDGKGWRTGATVERREIPGYYLKISDYAEELLEHTQHKLPGWPERVKLMQENWIGKSEGLRFAFPHDIKGADGKLIQDGRMYVFTTRADTIMGVTFCAVAPEHPLAAHAATRDPKVAAFIEECKNGGTTEAELATQEKKGVPTGLTVTHPITEEQVPVWVGNYVLIGYGDGAVMGVPAHDERDFAFANKYGIEIIQVVLVDDEPHFDYHKWQDWYGDKQRGVTINSDNFSGMTYKEAVAAVAHALGQKGLGELQTTWRLRDWGVSRQRYWGTPIPIIHCDEHGAVPVPEKDLPVVLPTDCVPDGSGNPLNKHEGFHAGVVCPVCGKPARRETDTMDTFVDSSWYFMRYCDPKNDEAMVAGGADYWMPMDQYIGGIEHAILHLLYARFWTKVMRDLGLVKADEPFSKLLTQGMVLNHIFYKRNEKGGKDYFPPTEVTTVLDAQGRITGGTTADGTKVEYGGVGKMGKSERNGVDPQDLIEKYGADTARLYTMFTAPPEATLEWNDAAVEGSYRFLRRVWNFGAAQADVQPVPAGGQTFGKSAQALRREVHTVLRQVDYDYQRMQYNTVVSGAMKLLNALEGFKPDGSRGDAAALREGFGILLRCLYPATPHIAQQLWNELGYDKTFGGLLDAAWPTVDVGALQQDEIELMLQVNGKLRGKLLVPAGASKDEIEKLALACDDFVNFAEGAPPKRVIVVPGRLVNVVL